A single Curtobacterium sp. MCJR17_020 DNA region contains:
- a CDS encoding ABC transporter permease: MNGTDPTKPQAQRRAKSSGGGLGRYVLVRFLLIIPTVFILVTLVFFLMRVIGNPITASVGGRLTPTQLQERLHAAGYDRPVLVQYFEYLGGILRGDFGNASTDNRPITEIILQYGGATAELVFYALIVALVLGIPLGMLAAYTRDKWPDVLLRALAILTYATPVFFGGLLLKLVFSVWLGWLPLGDRASTRVELILDGIPGASGIYIIDALRTGNAAVIGDVLQHAVLPALTLGLLTAGIFLRLVRANMIGSLGSEYVDAARSRGVREARLVRTHAFRPALVPIITVMGLQIAMLLGGSVLTETTFGWRGLGFELNQYLSARDFVAVQGIVAMLAVIVAVTNFIVDVVAALIDPRVRF; the protein is encoded by the coding sequence GTGAACGGCACCGATCCGACCAAGCCACAGGCACAACGTCGTGCCAAGAGCAGTGGCGGCGGACTCGGCCGGTACGTCCTCGTCAGGTTCCTCCTCATCATCCCGACCGTCTTCATCCTGGTGACGCTCGTGTTCTTCCTGATGCGCGTCATCGGGAACCCGATCACCGCGTCGGTCGGCGGCCGACTCACCCCGACGCAGCTGCAGGAACGCCTGCACGCCGCCGGGTACGACCGACCCGTGCTCGTCCAGTACTTCGAGTACCTCGGCGGCATCCTGCGCGGTGACTTCGGCAACGCGTCGACCGACAACCGGCCGATCACCGAGATCATCCTGCAGTACGGCGGCGCGACCGCCGAGCTCGTCTTCTACGCCCTCATCGTCGCGCTGGTGCTCGGCATCCCGCTCGGCATGCTGGCCGCGTACACGCGCGACAAGTGGCCCGACGTGCTGCTCCGTGCCCTCGCGATCCTGACGTACGCGACCCCGGTGTTCTTCGGCGGTCTGCTGCTCAAGCTCGTCTTCTCGGTGTGGCTCGGCTGGCTGCCCCTCGGCGACCGCGCATCGACCCGGGTGGAGCTCATCCTCGACGGCATCCCCGGCGCGAGCGGCATCTACATCATCGACGCACTGCGGACCGGCAACGCGGCGGTCATCGGCGACGTGCTGCAGCACGCCGTCCTGCCGGCGCTGACCCTCGGACTGCTGACCGCCGGCATCTTCCTGCGCCTGGTGCGCGCGAACATGATCGGGTCGCTCGGCTCCGAGTACGTCGACGCGGCCCGCTCCCGCGGTGTCCGCGAGGCGCGGCTGGTCCGGACGCACGCGTTCCGCCCCGCCCTCGTGCCGATCATCACGGTCATGGGCCTGCAGATCGCGATGCTGCTGGGCGGTTCGGTCCTGACCGAGACCACCTTCGGGTGGCGCGGCCTGGGCTTCGAGCTCAACCAGTACCTGTCGGCCCGTGACTTCGTCGCGGTCCAGGGCATCGTCGCGATGCTGGCGGTGATCGTCGCGGTGACCAACTTCATCGTCGACGTCGTCGCCGCCCTGATCGACCCGAGAGTGAGGTTCTGA
- a CDS encoding ABC transporter permease has product MADTTLVDRHEPLWKRLPVVVQLRKSTGWQRAMLIVGVVICALYLLVAVFAPLLAPYGFGQLQGADGESFPRTGAPSAEHIWGTTVGGFDVFSRVVYGARTAVLVVIVAVVVSIIVGVLLGLVSGYLGGWLDRVLVVVADAIYAFPSLLLAIVVSIVISGGNSSYSGGIIAAAISITVVYVPQYFRVVRAEAVRLKNDAFVESARVMGTNPWRIMTRHVLRNSTRSLPLILTLNASDAILTLAGLGFLGFGIGPTSGAEWGYDLSRALSDVASGVWWTGVYPGVAIVVLVLGVTFIGESLNDISDPRLRARRRLKQLVSTRDARNTATADGAGA; this is encoded by the coding sequence ATGGCCGACACCACCCTCGTCGACCGCCACGAGCCGCTCTGGAAGCGGCTGCCCGTGGTGGTCCAGCTCCGCAAGAGCACCGGCTGGCAGCGCGCCATGCTCATCGTCGGCGTGGTCATCTGCGCCCTGTACCTGCTCGTCGCGGTCTTCGCGCCGCTGTTGGCCCCGTACGGCTTCGGTCAGCTGCAGGGTGCGGACGGCGAGAGCTTCCCGCGCACCGGCGCACCGAGCGCCGAGCACATCTGGGGCACCACGGTCGGTGGGTTCGACGTGTTCAGCCGGGTGGTCTACGGCGCCCGGACCGCGGTCCTCGTCGTGATCGTCGCGGTCGTCGTGTCGATCATCGTGGGCGTCCTGCTCGGCCTGGTCTCCGGCTACCTGGGCGGCTGGCTCGACCGGGTCCTGGTCGTGGTCGCCGACGCGATCTACGCGTTCCCCTCGCTGCTGCTCGCGATCGTCGTGTCGATCGTGATCTCCGGCGGCAACTCGAGCTACTCGGGCGGCATCATCGCGGCGGCGATCTCGATCACCGTCGTCTACGTGCCGCAGTACTTCCGGGTGGTCCGTGCCGAGGCCGTGCGCCTGAAGAACGACGCGTTCGTCGAGTCGGCGCGCGTGATGGGCACGAACCCGTGGCGCATCATGACCCGCCACGTGCTGCGGAACTCGACGCGGTCCCTGCCGCTCATCCTGACGCTGAACGCCAGCGACGCGATCCTGACCCTGGCCGGCCTCGGCTTCCTCGGGTTCGGCATCGGTCCGACGTCCGGCGCCGAGTGGGGCTACGACCTCAGCCGTGCGCTGTCCGACGTCGCGAGCGGCGTCTGGTGGACCGGTGTCTACCCGGGTGTCGCGATCGTGGTCCTCGTGCTCGGTGTGACGTTCATCGGCGAGAGCCTCAACGACATCTCCGACCCCCGTCTGCGTGCGCGCCGACGGCTGAAGCAGCTGGTGTCCACGCGCGACGCGCGCAACACGGCCACCGCGGATGGAGCGGGCGCATGA
- a CDS encoding ABC transporter ATP-binding protein: MTTDTENAPVVVVDDLTVTFATDGGAVDAVKGVSLDVRPGEVLALVGESGSGKSVTARAMLRLMPETATLGGAVLLDGTDVVTVGAQKLRSLRGTAGAMVFQEPSTALNPVFTVGWQIAEGLRAHGGMSKKEARAKAIDYLGRVGIPDPETRVDHYPHQFSGGQKQRVVIASALALEPSVIIADEPTTALDVTVQAEILDLLRRCRDEFGTAIVIITHNMGVVADLADRVAVMYQGEIVEEASATDLFARPQADYTKRLLAAVPRLEASTGTARRAAITEDVTPLVEAKGLEIEYPGRLGSPAFRAVKGVDLAIRPGEVLGLVGESGSGKTTIGRAMAGLTKVTGGSLKVLGAEMLGYRERDFKHLRKDIGFVFQDPATSFNPLLTIAECVAEPLVVHKEVSSPRAARGRVDELLEAVQLPKAYGDRYPHELSGGQRQRASLARSLALRPKLLIADEPTSALDVSVQARVLELFLELQQDLGFASLFISHDLAVVGALSDRIAVLYRGDLVEVGTTAQVLGAPQHPYTQRLLASLPVPDPAEQAERRRTLEQLENAGS; encoded by the coding sequence ATGACGACCGACACCGAGAACGCACCCGTGGTCGTCGTCGACGACCTCACCGTCACCTTCGCCACCGACGGCGGCGCCGTCGACGCGGTGAAGGGCGTCAGCCTCGACGTCCGCCCCGGCGAGGTCCTCGCCCTGGTCGGCGAGTCCGGCTCCGGCAAGTCCGTCACGGCTCGGGCGATGCTCCGACTCATGCCCGAGACGGCGACGCTCGGCGGCGCGGTGCTGCTCGACGGCACCGACGTCGTCACCGTCGGCGCGCAGAAGCTCCGCAGCCTCCGAGGGACCGCCGGTGCGATGGTCTTCCAGGAGCCGTCGACCGCCCTCAACCCGGTCTTCACGGTCGGGTGGCAGATCGCCGAGGGGCTCCGCGCCCACGGCGGCATGTCCAAGAAGGAGGCGCGGGCGAAGGCCATCGACTACCTCGGCCGGGTCGGCATCCCCGACCCCGAGACCCGCGTCGACCACTACCCGCACCAGTTCTCCGGCGGCCAGAAGCAGCGTGTCGTCATCGCGAGCGCGCTCGCACTCGAGCCGTCGGTGATCATCGCCGACGAGCCGACCACGGCGCTCGACGTGACGGTGCAGGCCGAGATCCTCGACCTGCTCCGCCGCTGCCGCGACGAGTTCGGCACGGCGATCGTGATCATCACGCACAACATGGGCGTGGTGGCCGACCTGGCCGACCGCGTCGCCGTGATGTACCAGGGCGAGATCGTCGAAGAGGCATCGGCGACGGACCTGTTCGCACGTCCGCAGGCCGACTACACGAAGCGACTGCTCGCCGCGGTGCCCCGGCTCGAGGCGTCGACGGGCACCGCCCGCCGCGCCGCGATCACCGAGGACGTCACCCCGCTGGTCGAGGCGAAGGGGCTCGAGATCGAGTACCCCGGCCGCCTCGGCTCGCCCGCGTTCCGTGCCGTGAAGGGCGTCGACCTGGCGATCCGTCCCGGCGAGGTCCTCGGGCTGGTGGGGGAGTCCGGCTCCGGCAAGACCACGATCGGTCGCGCCATGGCCGGTCTGACGAAGGTCACCGGCGGGTCGCTGAAGGTCCTGGGCGCCGAGATGCTCGGCTACCGGGAGCGCGACTTCAAGCACCTGCGCAAGGACATCGGGTTCGTGTTCCAGGACCCGGCGACGTCGTTCAACCCGCTGCTCACGATCGCCGAGTGCGTCGCCGAGCCGCTGGTCGTGCACAAGGAGGTGTCGAGCCCGCGTGCGGCACGGGGGCGCGTCGACGAACTCCTCGAGGCGGTCCAGCTGCCGAAGGCGTACGGGGACCGCTACCCGCACGAGCTGTCCGGTGGGCAGCGCCAGCGCGCCTCGCTCGCCCGGTCGCTCGCGCTCCGGCCGAAGCTGCTCATCGCCGACGAGCCGACGAGTGCGCTCGACGTGTCGGTGCAGGCCCGCGTGCTCGAGCTCTTCCTCGAGCTCCAGCAGGACCTGGGCTTCGCGTCGCTGTTCATCAGCCACGACCTGGCGGTCGTGGGCGCGCTGTCCGACCGGATCGCGGTGCTCTACCGCGGCGACCTGGTCGAGGTGGGCACGACGGCGCAGGTACTCGGTGCCCCGCAGCACCCGTACACGCAGCGCCTGCTGGCGTCGCTCCCGGTGCCGGACCCTGCGGAGCAGGCCGAGCGACGGCGTACGCTGGAGCAACTGGAGAACGCCGGGTCCTGA
- a CDS encoding ATP-binding cassette domain-containing protein has product MIAVNGPAVVADDVSIEYRGGRGSESIRAVDGVSLTVRQGEILALLGESGSGKSTFAAAIAGQLGSHGEGDGALRRHIVGGELTVLGQKTRGLRGSSRKLERLSGRIGYLPQDGADRLSPDLTVGEAIAEPIYQRDRRFGRKEAGLIVARLVDAVHLPLGVMRLNTWELSSGQRQRVALARALVLEPQLLVADEPARGVDVLVRQSVLEALATLQRNRQFSAVVVSSDLREAGALADRVAVMADARLVGLGTFDEVLDNPVDPYVKTLAATAARGVKRRPAPTAPRRSTAPRRPVAAGTGPRTDRQENK; this is encoded by the coding sequence ATGATCGCGGTCAACGGACCGGCGGTCGTCGCGGACGACGTGTCGATCGAGTACCGGGGCGGACGGGGGTCCGAGTCGATCCGAGCGGTCGACGGGGTCAGCCTGACGGTGCGGCAGGGCGAGATCCTCGCGCTGCTCGGTGAGTCGGGGTCGGGCAAGTCGACCTTCGCCGCCGCGATCGCGGGGCAGCTCGGGTCGCACGGCGAGGGTGACGGTGCGCTGCGCCGGCACATCGTCGGGGGCGAACTGACCGTCCTCGGCCAGAAGACCCGCGGCCTGCGCGGTTCGTCCCGCAAGCTCGAGCGACTGAGCGGCCGCATCGGCTACCTGCCACAGGACGGCGCCGACCGGCTCAGCCCGGACCTCACCGTCGGCGAGGCCATCGCCGAACCGATCTACCAGCGCGATCGCCGCTTCGGCCGCAAGGAAGCGGGACTGATCGTCGCGCGCCTGGTCGACGCCGTGCACCTGCCGCTCGGCGTGATGCGGCTGAACACCTGGGAACTCTCCAGCGGACAGCGGCAGCGTGTCGCCCTGGCGCGGGCACTCGTGCTCGAACCCCAGCTCCTGGTCGCCGACGAACCCGCTCGCGGCGTCGACGTGCTCGTGCGCCAGTCGGTGCTCGAGGCCCTGGCGACCCTGCAGCGCAACCGGCAGTTCTCCGCCGTCGTGGTGTCCAGCGACCTGCGCGAAGCCGGCGCCCTGGCCGACCGCGTCGCCGTGATGGCCGATGCCCGGCTGGTCGGCCTCGGCACCTTCGACGAGGTCCTCGACAACCCCGTCGACCCCTACGTCAAGACCCTGGCCGCGACCGCGGCCCGCGGCGTGAAGCGCCGCCCGGCACCCACCGCCCCGCGCCGCTCGACGGCGCCGCGCCGACCGGTCGCCGCCGGCACGGGCCCCCGCACGGACCGACAGGAGAACAAGTGA
- a CDS encoding D-isomer specific 2-hydroxyacid dehydrogenase family protein translates to MSTATRGHRAVVPTSGAPLPIGAPQSGAVAVLPEPTDLHVTAVTEAGGTVAPLDADTRGLVWLDPRDPSGLADALDAAPGIGWVQLPFAGVDAFAHLIQEHGDRVLFTSAKGAYAEPVAEHALALTLGTLRVLQKRARAHSWATEPEGVSLYGRNVVVIGAGGIALEYIRLLAPFDVDVTVVRRSTDPVDGASRTVTTDQLDEVLPDADVVMIAAAMTSGTAKLFGERQFAIMKPSARLVNIARGGLVDTDALVEALRTGAIAAAGLDVTDPEPLPDGHPLWSESGAVITPHQADTPEMVAPLLAERVRLNTTAFLAGTGEGFVGVVDPVAGY, encoded by the coding sequence GTGAGCACCGCCACCCGAGGCCACCGCGCCGTCGTCCCCACGTCCGGCGCCCCGCTGCCGATCGGCGCCCCGCAGTCCGGCGCCGTCGCCGTGCTGCCGGAGCCGACCGACCTGCACGTCACCGCGGTGACCGAGGCCGGCGGGACCGTCGCGCCGCTCGACGCGGACACCCGCGGGCTCGTCTGGCTGGACCCCCGCGACCCGTCCGGCCTGGCGGACGCGCTCGACGCCGCACCGGGGATCGGCTGGGTGCAACTGCCGTTCGCCGGGGTCGACGCCTTCGCGCACCTCATCCAGGAGCACGGGGACCGCGTGCTCTTCACCTCGGCGAAGGGCGCGTACGCGGAGCCCGTCGCCGAGCACGCCCTGGCGCTGACGCTCGGGACGCTGCGGGTCCTGCAGAAGCGCGCTCGTGCACACTCGTGGGCCACCGAGCCCGAGGGTGTGTCGCTGTACGGCCGGAACGTCGTCGTCATCGGCGCCGGCGGGATCGCGCTCGAGTACATCCGTCTGCTCGCCCCGTTCGACGTCGACGTCACCGTGGTGCGTCGCTCGACCGACCCGGTGGACGGCGCATCGCGCACCGTCACCACCGACCAGCTCGACGAGGTCCTGCCCGACGCGGACGTCGTGATGATCGCGGCGGCCATGACCTCGGGCACCGCCAAGCTCTTCGGCGAGCGGCAGTTCGCGATCATGAAGCCCTCCGCCCGGCTCGTCAACATCGCCCGCGGGGGACTCGTCGACACCGACGCGCTGGTCGAGGCCCTGCGCACCGGTGCGATCGCGGCGGCGGGGCTCGACGTCACCGACCCCGAGCCGTTGCCCGACGGCCACCCGCTCTGGTCCGAGTCCGGCGCGGTCATCACGCCGCACCAGGCGGACACCCCGGAGATGGTCGCGCCGCTGCTCGCCGAGCGGGTGCGACTCAACACCACGGCGTTCCTGGCCGGAACGGGCGAGGGGTTCGTCGGCGTCGTCGACCCGGTCGCCGGGTACTGA
- a CDS encoding pentapeptide repeat-containing protein: MTGSSRLRTVVVLALTVLFFVVIGVAAFARTGGTSAGERRVDSCTVRIAPQPGSVTTCSDQDLAGADFATEDLRLADLRGADLRGADLGASVLFGADLRGADLRGADLHGVDLYAVDLTGADLRDADLTGADLSGADISAARIDGVDLTDARIAGMTVRGTPLELADRALRSTDGRPLTVPIRLDLPRGVTSTSCVRQEVQAPVGATEVRCRMSTEARSGGRLDQRATITVTGPTR, translated from the coding sequence GTGACCGGGTCGTCGCGCCTCCGGACCGTCGTCGTCCTCGCCCTGACCGTCCTCTTCTTCGTGGTCATCGGTGTCGCCGCGTTCGCACGCACCGGCGGAACCAGCGCGGGGGAACGCCGGGTGGATTCGTGCACGGTCCGCATCGCGCCGCAACCCGGTTCGGTGACGACGTGCTCGGACCAGGACCTCGCCGGCGCGGACTTCGCCACCGAGGACCTCCGTCTCGCGGACCTGCGCGGTGCCGACCTCCGTGGCGCGGACCTCGGGGCGAGCGTCCTGTTCGGTGCGGACCTGCGCGGTGCCGACCTCCGTGGTGCGGACCTGCACGGCGTCGACCTGTACGCCGTCGACCTGACCGGAGCGGACCTGCGCGACGCTGACCTCACCGGTGCCGACCTGTCGGGTGCCGACATCAGTGCGGCGCGCATCGACGGCGTCGACCTCACCGATGCGCGGATCGCCGGGATGACGGTCCGCGGCACGCCACTCGAGCTCGCGGACCGAGCACTCCGCAGCACCGACGGCCGGCCGCTGACCGTGCCCATCCGTCTCGACCTGCCGCGCGGCGTGACGTCGACCAGTTGCGTCCGGCAAGAGGTCCAGGCACCGGTGGGCGCGACCGAGGTGCGGTGTCGCATGAGCACCGAGGCACGCAGCGGCGGCCGGCTCGACCAGCGCGCGACCATCACCGTCACCGGTCCGACGCGCTGA
- the def gene encoding peptide deformylase, translated as MAVLPIRITGEPVLHERAAEVTEFDDDLRSLVADMFETMDLAPGVGLAGPQVGVGKRLFVYSYTDDDDVLHRAAAVNPVLWISPPVPESVDELDEDDESEGCLSVPGERFPLRRSGSALLRAFDEHGEPFEVRADGWLARIFQHEYDHLDGWLYADRLVHPYGKQVAKAIRKNSWGGPGQSWLPGRDHPEG; from the coding sequence ATGGCCGTTCTCCCGATCCGCATCACCGGCGAACCCGTCCTGCACGAGCGTGCAGCCGAGGTCACCGAGTTCGATGACGACCTCCGTTCCCTCGTCGCCGACATGTTCGAGACCATGGACCTCGCCCCCGGCGTCGGGCTGGCCGGACCCCAGGTCGGCGTCGGCAAGCGCCTGTTCGTGTACTCGTACACCGACGACGACGACGTCCTCCACCGGGCCGCCGCCGTGAATCCCGTCCTCTGGATCAGCCCGCCGGTCCCGGAGTCGGTCGACGAGCTCGACGAGGACGACGAGTCCGAGGGCTGCCTGTCCGTGCCGGGCGAGCGCTTCCCGCTCCGACGCTCCGGCAGCGCACTGCTCCGCGCGTTCGACGAGCACGGCGAACCGTTCGAGGTCCGGGCCGACGGCTGGCTCGCGCGGATCTTCCAGCACGAGTACGACCACCTGGACGGCTGGCTCTACGCCGACCGCCTGGTGCACCCCTACGGCAAGCAGGTCGCCAAGGCCATCCGCAAGAACAGCTGGGGCGGCCCCGGCCAGTCGTGGCTGCCGGGTCGCGACCACCCCGAGGGCTGA